A DNA window from Hordeum vulgare subsp. vulgare chromosome 1H, MorexV3_pseudomolecules_assembly, whole genome shotgun sequence contains the following coding sequences:
- the LOC123437045 gene encoding protein NRT1/ PTR FAMILY 8.5-like isoform X1 → MLAESGCALQTMASSAGDGKEVATLESGHASSSSSSSSSSPAAAAKMTAVARKQRPFTWTGPAIVLGFELLESIAFSGVALNLVIYLGTVLHGATAFNAAHVDTWNGTTFIVPVIGAFLADSCWGKYNTIVASLLFYLAGLVLLTLSAAISPFRPSSCEGLSCPPASRTQFSVFFAALYLTSIGTGGVKSALLPFGAEQYDDSSPEESRRKQSFFTWFFGAINLGIFVAGTLVSWLQQNVSWALGFGVSALCLLLAAAGFLAGTPWYRVQLPAGSPLRDILRVVVASVKKRKARLPAAADRGDLDLHEVAEDDDLQKLAHTKGLRCLDKAAAKSGGDGHEGPWSLCTVSEVEAVKILARMVPIWVTCVLYAASLGQMTTTFIQQGMTMDNRLVGRVKVPVASMVSIEVVFMLVWVLLHDAVIMPLARRWGRAGSAGLSQLQRMGVGRVLVVLAMATAALVESRRLRVAGAGMKMGIAWQVPQFVLVAGSDVFCGIAQLEFFYGEAPASMRSICSAFSFLALSLGFYVNSVVVTAVAALRPGWLAPNLNEGHLDYYFWLWAVISAGNLLLYLLLAARYTPKQVLRH, encoded by the exons ATGCTCGCTGAATCTGGATGCGCCCTGCAGACGATGGCGTCCTCTGCTGGTGATGGTAAGGAGGTGGCCACGCTCGAGTCCGGCCacgcgtcgtcgtcgtcctcctcctcctcctcgtcgccggccgctGCTGCCAAGATGACGGCGGTGGCGAGGAAGCAGCGCCCCTTCACCTGGACAGGCCCTGCCATTGTTCTGG GCTTCGAGTTGCTGGAGAGCATCGCTTTCTCCGGCGTTGCGCTGAACCTGGTCATCTACCTGGGCACCGTGCTCCATGGCGCCACCGCCTTCAACGCCGCCCACGTCGACACCTGGAACGGGACCACCTTCATCGTGCCCGTCATCGGCGCCTTCCTCGCCGACAGCTGCTGGGGCAAGTACAACACCATCGTCGCCTCGCTCCTCTTCTACCTCGCT GGCCTCGTGCTGCTCACCCTGTCCGCGGCGATCTCGCCCTTCCGGCCGTCGTCGTGCGAGGGGCTCTCGTGTCCGCCGGCCTCACGGACCCAGTTCTCCGTCTTCTTCGCTGCGCTGTACCTGACCTCCATCGGCACGGGGGGCGTCAAGTCGGCGCTCCTCCCGTTCGGGGCGGAGCAGTACGACGACAGCAGCCCGGAGGAGAGTCGGAGGAAGCAGTCCTTCTTCACCTGGTTCTTCGGCGCCATCAACCTCGGAATCTTCGTCGCCGGGACGCTCGTGTCGTGGCTGCAGCAGAACGTGTCCTGGGCGCTCGGCTTCGGCGTCTCCGCGCTCTGCCTGCTCCTGGCGGCCGCGGGCTTCCTGGCCGGCACGCCCTGGTACAGGGTGCAGCTCCCCGCCGGTAGCCCGCTCAGGGACATCCTCAGGGTGGTGGTGGCGTCCGTGAAGAAGAGGAAGGCCAGGCTGCCCGCAGCCGCGGATCGCGGTGACCTTGACCTTCACGAGGTGGCGGAAGACGACGACCTGCAGAAGCTGGCGCACACCAAAGGGCTCAGGTGTCTGGACAAGGCCGCGGCGAAGAGCGGCGGCGACGGCCACGAAGGCCCGTGGAGTCTGTGCACGGTGAGCGAGGTGGAGGCCGTCAAGATCCTGGCGCGCATGGTGCCCATCTGGGTGACGTGCGTGCTGTACGCCGCGTCGCTTGGGCAGATGACCACCACCTTCATCCAGCAGGGGATGACCATGGACAACAGGCTGGTCGGGAGGGTGAAGGTGCCGGTGGCGTCGATGGTGTCGATCGAGGTGGTGTTCATGCTCGTGTGGGTGCTTCTGCACGACGCCGTCATCATGCCGCTCGCCCGGAGGTGGGGCCGAGCCGGGAGCGCCGGGCTGTCTCAGCTGCAGCGGATGGGCGTGGGGAGGGTCCTGGTGGTCTTGGCGATGGCGACGGCGGCGCTGGTGGAGAGCCGGCGGCTGCGCGTCGCCGGCGCGGGCATGAAGATGGGCATCGCGTGGCAGGTGCCGCAGTTCGTGCTGGTGGCCGGGTCGGACGTGTTCTGCGGGATCGCGCAGCTCGAGTTCTTCTACGGCGAGGCGCCGGCGTCGATGCGCAGCATCTGCTCCGCCTTCTCCTTCCTCGCGCTGTCGCTGGGATTCTACGTCAACTCGGTGGTGGTGACGGCGGTGGCGGCGTTGAGGCCCGGGTGGCTGGCGCCAAACCTCAACGAGGGGCACCTCGACTACTACTTCTGGCTGTGGGCCGTCATCAGCGCCGGCAACCTGCTGCTCTACCTGCTGCTTGCCGCCCGGTACACGCCCAAACAAGTCCTCCGCcactag
- the LOC123437045 gene encoding protein NRT1/ PTR FAMILY 8.5-like isoform X2: MASSAGDGKEVATLESGHASSSSSSSSSSPAAAAKMTAVARKQRPFTWTGPAIVLGFELLESIAFSGVALNLVIYLGTVLHGATAFNAAHVDTWNGTTFIVPVIGAFLADSCWGKYNTIVASLLFYLAGLVLLTLSAAISPFRPSSCEGLSCPPASRTQFSVFFAALYLTSIGTGGVKSALLPFGAEQYDDSSPEESRRKQSFFTWFFGAINLGIFVAGTLVSWLQQNVSWALGFGVSALCLLLAAAGFLAGTPWYRVQLPAGSPLRDILRVVVASVKKRKARLPAAADRGDLDLHEVAEDDDLQKLAHTKGLRCLDKAAAKSGGDGHEGPWSLCTVSEVEAVKILARMVPIWVTCVLYAASLGQMTTTFIQQGMTMDNRLVGRVKVPVASMVSIEVVFMLVWVLLHDAVIMPLARRWGRAGSAGLSQLQRMGVGRVLVVLAMATAALVESRRLRVAGAGMKMGIAWQVPQFVLVAGSDVFCGIAQLEFFYGEAPASMRSICSAFSFLALSLGFYVNSVVVTAVAALRPGWLAPNLNEGHLDYYFWLWAVISAGNLLLYLLLAARYTPKQVLRH, from the exons ATGGCGTCCTCTGCTGGTGATGGTAAGGAGGTGGCCACGCTCGAGTCCGGCCacgcgtcgtcgtcgtcctcctcctcctcctcgtcgccggccgctGCTGCCAAGATGACGGCGGTGGCGAGGAAGCAGCGCCCCTTCACCTGGACAGGCCCTGCCATTGTTCTGG GCTTCGAGTTGCTGGAGAGCATCGCTTTCTCCGGCGTTGCGCTGAACCTGGTCATCTACCTGGGCACCGTGCTCCATGGCGCCACCGCCTTCAACGCCGCCCACGTCGACACCTGGAACGGGACCACCTTCATCGTGCCCGTCATCGGCGCCTTCCTCGCCGACAGCTGCTGGGGCAAGTACAACACCATCGTCGCCTCGCTCCTCTTCTACCTCGCT GGCCTCGTGCTGCTCACCCTGTCCGCGGCGATCTCGCCCTTCCGGCCGTCGTCGTGCGAGGGGCTCTCGTGTCCGCCGGCCTCACGGACCCAGTTCTCCGTCTTCTTCGCTGCGCTGTACCTGACCTCCATCGGCACGGGGGGCGTCAAGTCGGCGCTCCTCCCGTTCGGGGCGGAGCAGTACGACGACAGCAGCCCGGAGGAGAGTCGGAGGAAGCAGTCCTTCTTCACCTGGTTCTTCGGCGCCATCAACCTCGGAATCTTCGTCGCCGGGACGCTCGTGTCGTGGCTGCAGCAGAACGTGTCCTGGGCGCTCGGCTTCGGCGTCTCCGCGCTCTGCCTGCTCCTGGCGGCCGCGGGCTTCCTGGCCGGCACGCCCTGGTACAGGGTGCAGCTCCCCGCCGGTAGCCCGCTCAGGGACATCCTCAGGGTGGTGGTGGCGTCCGTGAAGAAGAGGAAGGCCAGGCTGCCCGCAGCCGCGGATCGCGGTGACCTTGACCTTCACGAGGTGGCGGAAGACGACGACCTGCAGAAGCTGGCGCACACCAAAGGGCTCAGGTGTCTGGACAAGGCCGCGGCGAAGAGCGGCGGCGACGGCCACGAAGGCCCGTGGAGTCTGTGCACGGTGAGCGAGGTGGAGGCCGTCAAGATCCTGGCGCGCATGGTGCCCATCTGGGTGACGTGCGTGCTGTACGCCGCGTCGCTTGGGCAGATGACCACCACCTTCATCCAGCAGGGGATGACCATGGACAACAGGCTGGTCGGGAGGGTGAAGGTGCCGGTGGCGTCGATGGTGTCGATCGAGGTGGTGTTCATGCTCGTGTGGGTGCTTCTGCACGACGCCGTCATCATGCCGCTCGCCCGGAGGTGGGGCCGAGCCGGGAGCGCCGGGCTGTCTCAGCTGCAGCGGATGGGCGTGGGGAGGGTCCTGGTGGTCTTGGCGATGGCGACGGCGGCGCTGGTGGAGAGCCGGCGGCTGCGCGTCGCCGGCGCGGGCATGAAGATGGGCATCGCGTGGCAGGTGCCGCAGTTCGTGCTGGTGGCCGGGTCGGACGTGTTCTGCGGGATCGCGCAGCTCGAGTTCTTCTACGGCGAGGCGCCGGCGTCGATGCGCAGCATCTGCTCCGCCTTCTCCTTCCTCGCGCTGTCGCTGGGATTCTACGTCAACTCGGTGGTGGTGACGGCGGTGGCGGCGTTGAGGCCCGGGTGGCTGGCGCCAAACCTCAACGAGGGGCACCTCGACTACTACTTCTGGCTGTGGGCCGTCATCAGCGCCGGCAACCTGCTGCTCTACCTGCTGCTTGCCGCCCGGTACACGCCCAAACAAGTCCTCCGCcactag